One genomic segment of Mycolicibacterium psychrotolerans includes these proteins:
- the lpdA gene encoding dihydrolipoyl dehydrogenase — protein MTHYDLVILGAGPGGYVAAVRAAQLGLTTAIVERKYWGGVCLNVGCIPSKALLRNAELAHIVTRQPDKFGIRGEPTMDYGVAFDRSREVTDGRVAGVHYLMKKNNVSEIHGSGTFTDPHTLSVALNDGGTDTLTFDNAIIATGANTQLVPGTSLSDNMVTYEALILSRDLPSSIVIAGAGAIGMEFGYVLANYGVDVTIVEFLPRALPNEDAEVSKEIERQFRKLGVTVLTGTKVEAISDSGAQVVVTVTNDHETRELMADKVLQAIGFQPAVAGYGLETTGVTLTDRKAIGIDARMRTNVEHIYAIGDVTGKAMLAHVAMAMGVAAAEAIVGVEALDFGDYRMMPRATFCQPQVASFGLTEQQARDEGHDITVAKFPFIANGKAHGLGDASGFIKLIADAKYGELLGGHLIGPDVAELLPELTLAQKWDLTVNELVQNVHTHPTLSEALQECFHGLAGHMIHL, from the coding sequence ATGACCCACTACGACCTCGTCATTCTCGGGGCGGGCCCCGGTGGATACGTCGCCGCAGTGCGCGCCGCTCAGCTCGGCCTAACGACTGCGATAGTAGAGCGCAAGTACTGGGGCGGGGTATGCCTCAATGTCGGGTGCATCCCTTCGAAAGCGTTGCTGCGCAACGCTGAACTGGCTCACATCGTCACACGGCAACCCGACAAGTTCGGCATCCGCGGCGAGCCGACTATGGATTACGGAGTGGCGTTCGACCGCAGCCGTGAGGTCACCGACGGTCGGGTTGCCGGCGTGCACTACCTAATGAAGAAGAACAACGTCTCCGAGATCCACGGCAGTGGCACCTTCACCGACCCGCATACCCTTTCGGTTGCACTCAACGACGGTGGCACCGACACTCTGACCTTCGACAACGCAATCATCGCCACCGGCGCCAACACCCAATTGGTACCCGGCACATCGTTGTCCGACAACATGGTGACCTACGAGGCGCTCATCCTGTCGCGGGATCTGCCGAGCTCGATCGTCATCGCAGGTGCCGGTGCAATCGGCATGGAGTTCGGCTATGTGCTGGCCAATTACGGCGTAGATGTGACGATCGTGGAGTTCCTGCCGCGGGCCCTTCCGAACGAGGACGCTGAGGTCTCCAAGGAGATTGAAAGGCAGTTCAGAAAGCTCGGCGTCACGGTCCTTACCGGTACCAAAGTGGAAGCGATCAGTGACTCGGGCGCGCAAGTGGTCGTCACGGTAACCAATGACCACGAGACCAGAGAGTTGATGGCCGACAAGGTATTGCAGGCCATCGGGTTTCAGCCAGCCGTCGCCGGCTACGGGCTCGAAACGACGGGCGTAACGCTGACCGACCGCAAGGCCATCGGCATCGACGCCCGCATGCGGACCAACGTGGAGCACATCTATGCGATCGGCGACGTGACCGGCAAAGCGATGCTGGCCCACGTCGCGATGGCGATGGGCGTAGCGGCCGCCGAAGCGATCGTTGGCGTTGAGGCGCTGGACTTCGGTGACTACCGGATGATGCCGCGCGCGACCTTCTGCCAGCCGCAAGTAGCCAGCTTCGGTCTTACCGAACAGCAAGCCCGCGACGAGGGCCACGACATCACGGTGGCCAAGTTCCCCTTCATCGCCAACGGTAAGGCTCATGGGCTGGGCGATGCATCCGGCTTCATCAAGCTAATCGCTGACGCCAAGTACGGTGAGCTCCTCGGTGGCCATCTAATCGGACCCGACGTCGCCGAACTCCTGCCCGAATTGACCCTGGCGCAGAAATGGGACCTCACCGTCAACGAGCTGGTCCAAAACGTGCACACCCACCCGACGTTGTCGGAGGCCCTGCAGGAATGTTTCCACGGGCTGGCCGGTCACATGATCCACTTGTAG
- a CDS encoding vWA domain-containing protein → MTDPDKTLIAALLDRSGSMETSKKATEDGWRELINEQRLLPGQCQMTLAQFDTEYEVLYPPTPIADVPDLVVEPRGMTALLDAVGRFVTEVGRRLAALPEVQRPGHVICVIMTDGMENASHEWSWQAVKELITAQRDQWQWKFLFIGANIDAVEVGARMGFSADNSITYDDSHYESTVAVMASAREMVRRTRGGEDAAFSSEDREAALGGPERA, encoded by the coding sequence ATGACCGACCCCGACAAGACCCTGATCGCTGCACTGCTCGACCGCTCCGGCTCCATGGAGACCTCCAAGAAGGCCACCGAGGACGGTTGGCGGGAACTGATCAACGAACAACGTCTGCTGCCCGGACAGTGTCAGATGACGCTCGCGCAGTTCGACACCGAGTACGAGGTGCTCTATCCCCCGACCCCGATCGCCGACGTTCCCGATCTGGTGGTGGAACCGCGCGGCATGACGGCCCTGCTCGACGCCGTGGGCAGATTCGTCACCGAGGTCGGCCGTCGCCTCGCCGCACTCCCCGAGGTTCAGCGGCCAGGCCACGTCATCTGCGTGATCATGACCGACGGCATGGAGAACGCCAGCCACGAGTGGAGCTGGCAGGCGGTGAAGGAGCTGATCACTGCGCAACGGGACCAATGGCAGTGGAAGTTCCTCTTCATCGGCGCCAACATCGACGCGGTCGAGGTGGGCGCCCGGATGGGGTTCAGCGCGGACAACTCGATCACCTACGACGACTCCCACTACGAGTCCACCGTCGCCGTGATGGCCTCGGCCAGGGAGATGGTGCGACGGACGCGCGGCGGCGAGGACGCGGCGTTCTCGTCCGAGGACCGCGAGGCCGCGCTGGGCGGTCCCGAGCGGGCCTGA
- a CDS encoding CsbD family protein → MGADDKASNKIEDLGGKAKEGLGKVTGDKSTENEGKTDQAKSSLKDAGEKVKDAFKK, encoded by the coding sequence ATGGGCGCCGACGACAAGGCCAGCAACAAGATCGAGGATCTCGGCGGCAAGGCCAAAGAGGGTCTCGGCAAGGTGACCGGTGACAAGAGCACCGAGAACGAAGGCAAGACGGATCAGGCCAAGTCCAGCCTCAAGGACGCAGGCGAGAAGGTGAAGGACGCCTTCAAGAAGTAA
- a CDS encoding carbohydrate kinase family protein gives MSRALVIGEALIDVVERAGKPASEHVGGSPLNVAVGLSRLGRGVDFLTSIGDDPRGRRIGDYVAAAGVHLLEGSVAARRTPVARALLDAHGAATYTFDLDWRLDGVVDVAPPTVVHTGSIATVLEPGCLAVAALVESLRESATIAFDPNVRASLVTDVAVTTERIERLVSLSDVVKASDEDLRWLAPDSTPEEVAQRWVQRGPAVVAVTTGGEGAFAVSAAGSVRVPARPVRVADTVGAGDSFMAGMLDELWSLDLLGARRREDLRGITADQLRAVLDAAVLNSALTVEQAGALLPDRATRDAARKSR, from the coding sequence ATGAGCCGCGCGCTCGTCATCGGTGAGGCGCTGATCGATGTCGTCGAGCGCGCGGGAAAGCCGGCGTCCGAGCACGTGGGCGGAAGCCCGTTGAACGTCGCGGTGGGATTATCCCGGCTGGGGCGAGGCGTCGATTTCCTGACCTCCATCGGCGACGACCCTCGCGGCCGCCGGATCGGCGACTATGTGGCCGCTGCCGGAGTACACCTGCTCGAAGGCAGCGTCGCCGCGCGCCGTACACCGGTGGCGCGCGCGCTGCTCGACGCTCACGGCGCGGCGACCTACACGTTCGACCTCGACTGGCGGCTCGATGGCGTGGTCGACGTCGCTCCACCCACAGTGGTGCACACCGGGTCGATAGCGACGGTCCTCGAGCCGGGGTGCCTCGCCGTCGCCGCTCTCGTCGAATCCCTTCGTGAGTCGGCCACGATCGCGTTCGATCCCAACGTGCGTGCGTCGCTGGTGACCGACGTTGCGGTGACGACGGAACGGATCGAGCGCCTGGTGTCACTCAGCGACGTCGTCAAGGCCAGCGACGAGGACCTTCGATGGCTGGCTCCGGACAGCACGCCCGAGGAGGTCGCGCAACGGTGGGTGCAGCGCGGTCCGGCGGTCGTGGCGGTCACGACGGGCGGAGAAGGGGCCTTCGCCGTGTCCGCGGCAGGCTCGGTTCGGGTTCCCGCCCGGCCGGTCCGGGTGGCCGACACCGTGGGCGCGGGTGACTCGTTCATGGCCGGGATGCTCGATGAGTTGTGGTCGCTGGACCTTCTCGGTGCGCGGCGTCGCGAAGACCTTCGCGGGATCACGGCCGATCAACTCCGGGCCGTGCTGGACGCTGCGGTGCTGAACTCGGCGCTGACGGTGGAGCAGGCCGGGGCGCTCCTGCCCGACCGGGCGACCCGCGACGCCGCCCGGAAGTCCCGATGA
- a CDS encoding mannitol dehydrogenase family protein, with protein sequence MKLNRSALVHLPVAGPTYDRHEISVGIVHFGVGGFHRAHQAMYVDQLLERGLAREWGICGVGVMPADQRMKEALEAQDGLYTLILKNPDGSRDVRVIGSIVDFRYAPDDPEAVIELLAAPTTRMVSMTITEGGYQIENAGELSVFALVTESLERRRARGIASPTIVSCDNIEGNGDIARRAFTGYADKVHPGLSEWMAEHTKFPNSMVDRITPVTTPEVVSALAQDYDLEDQWPVVAEPFTAWVLEDDFADGRPPLEDVGVLMVDDVTPYELMKLRLLNASHQGLCYFAYLAGYRLVHDAAGDPLFADFLVAYMDSEATPTLKPVPGIDLADYKRTLIERFANPGVRDTIARLCADSSDRIPKWLLPVIRANLESNRPVRLSAAIVASWARYAEAVDEQGEAIEVVDQLADSLIPIARSQRENPLAFIENAAVFGDLAQQPRFVEAYRWALDSLHADGARATLARLREDR encoded by the coding sequence ATGAAGCTCAACCGCTCGGCACTAGTCCACCTTCCCGTCGCAGGCCCGACATATGACCGCCATGAGATCAGCGTCGGCATAGTGCATTTCGGAGTCGGCGGATTCCATCGCGCGCACCAGGCGATGTATGTCGACCAGCTACTGGAACGCGGCCTGGCCCGCGAGTGGGGGATCTGCGGCGTCGGGGTGATGCCCGCCGACCAGCGGATGAAGGAGGCGCTGGAAGCACAGGACGGCCTCTACACGCTGATCCTGAAGAATCCCGATGGTTCCCGGGACGTGCGGGTCATCGGCTCCATCGTCGACTTCCGCTATGCCCCCGATGACCCCGAGGCAGTGATCGAACTACTGGCCGCTCCCACCACCCGAATGGTGTCGATGACGATCACCGAGGGCGGCTACCAGATCGAGAATGCCGGTGAGCTCTCGGTTTTCGCCCTCGTCACCGAATCGCTGGAGCGGCGCCGGGCCCGCGGTATCGCGTCGCCGACGATCGTGTCGTGCGACAACATCGAGGGCAACGGTGACATCGCCCGCCGGGCGTTCACCGGCTACGCCGACAAGGTTCATCCGGGTCTGTCGGAGTGGATGGCAGAGCACACGAAGTTCCCGAACTCGATGGTGGATCGCATCACGCCCGTCACGACGCCTGAGGTCGTCTCCGCACTGGCGCAGGATTACGACCTGGAAGACCAATGGCCGGTGGTCGCCGAACCGTTCACCGCGTGGGTGCTCGAAGACGACTTCGCCGATGGCCGGCCGCCGCTCGAGGACGTCGGCGTCCTGATGGTCGACGATGTCACGCCCTACGAGTTGATGAAGTTGCGTCTGCTCAACGCCAGCCACCAGGGCCTGTGCTACTTCGCCTACCTTGCCGGCTATCGGCTCGTCCACGACGCCGCAGGCGATCCACTCTTCGCTGATTTTCTTGTCGCTTACATGGATTCGGAGGCGACCCCAACCCTCAAACCCGTGCCTGGCATCGATCTCGCCGACTACAAGCGCACGCTGATCGAACGCTTCGCCAATCCGGGGGTGCGGGACACCATCGCGCGGCTGTGCGCCGACTCCTCCGACCGCATCCCGAAGTGGCTGCTGCCGGTGATCCGCGCCAACCTCGAGAGCAATCGGCCGGTGCGCCTCTCGGCGGCCATCGTGGCGAGCTGGGCGCGCTATGCCGAGGCGGTTGACGAGCAGGGCGAAGCGATCGAGGTCGTCGACCAACTCGCGGACTCCCTGATCCCGATCGCCCGGTCGCAGCGGGAGAACCCACTGGCATTCATCGAGAATGCGGCGGTGTTCGGCGATCTCGCACAGCAACCCCGATTCGTCGAGGCCTATCGGTGGGCCTTGGACTCGCTGCACGCCGACGGTGCGCGAGCGACTCTCGCGAGGCTCAGGGAAGACCGCTGA
- a CDS encoding NAD(P)-dependent alcohol dehydrogenase: MRAAVLVEPGVIEIQDRPIPAPAGGEVLVQVSAVGVCGSDAHYYRHGRVGSFVVDGPLVLGHEAAGTIVAVGDGVPFSRLGQRVSVEPQKPDPDSAETRSGRYNLCPHMRFYATPPVDGALCDYVTIGAAFAHPVPDTITDEAAALCEPLSVGIAAVRKAGVTGGSRVLIAGAGPIGIVVAQVARAYGATDIVVTDLDVSRRKRARDFGATAVVDPATDDLAGLRVDAFIDASGAPAAVMGGMSTVRPAGSVVLVGSGAETMTLPTQLIQNRELVVTGVFRYANTWPSAIALVERGLVDLDAMVTGRFPLEKTADALDSDRIPGSVKAVVAI, from the coding sequence ATGCGAGCCGCGGTACTCGTCGAACCCGGAGTGATCGAAATTCAAGATCGACCGATCCCGGCACCGGCGGGCGGAGAAGTGCTGGTCCAGGTCTCAGCGGTGGGGGTGTGTGGGTCCGATGCACACTATTACCGGCACGGCAGGGTGGGCAGTTTCGTCGTCGACGGACCCCTCGTTCTCGGCCACGAAGCCGCAGGCACCATCGTTGCCGTCGGCGACGGCGTTCCCTTCTCGCGACTCGGTCAACGAGTGTCCGTCGAGCCGCAGAAGCCCGACCCGGACAGCGCCGAGACCCGCAGCGGCCGATACAACCTCTGCCCGCATATGCGGTTCTACGCGACACCTCCGGTCGACGGAGCGCTCTGCGACTACGTGACGATCGGAGCCGCCTTCGCCCACCCTGTGCCGGACACGATCACCGACGAAGCCGCCGCACTGTGCGAGCCGCTGTCGGTGGGGATCGCCGCTGTGCGCAAGGCCGGGGTGACCGGTGGTTCGCGCGTCCTGATCGCGGGCGCGGGACCGATCGGCATCGTCGTGGCGCAGGTCGCCCGCGCGTACGGCGCGACCGACATCGTCGTGACAGATCTGGACGTGTCACGCCGCAAGCGTGCTCGCGACTTCGGGGCGACAGCGGTCGTCGATCCCGCAACCGATGATCTCGCCGGTCTGCGAGTGGACGCCTTCATCGACGCGTCGGGGGCTCCGGCAGCGGTCATGGGAGGGATGTCTACGGTGCGTCCGGCCGGATCCGTCGTCCTGGTCGGCTCGGGTGCGGAGACGATGACACTCCCCACCCAGCTGATTCAGAACCGCGAGCTCGTGGTGACCGGAGTGTTCCGCTATGCCAACACATGGCCTTCGGCGATCGCGCTCGTCGAGCGTGGACTCGTGGATCTCGACGCGATGGTCACCGGCAGGTTCCCGCTCGAGAAGACCGCCGATGCGCTCGACTCCGACCGTATCCCCGGTAGCGTCAAGGCCGTGGTGGCGATCTGA
- a CDS encoding sugar-binding transcriptional regulator yields MTDGSGTGPRLQPGRSRERSPDEVRLALRAATLYYLDGLTQAEIAARLGVSRPTTGRLIARAKADGLVRIEVVVPPDVGDDLHAAEERDLERKFGLTEAVIAGRGVDVGALSDAVGFASVGRAAAALLTRRLSPTDTMGFTWGPEQVAVATALTPGLATCRAVVQLDGAISTITCQTGADYILSHCADALRAEAIRLPAPLYADPSTVASLHQDSVISRTLITGRRAELMLFGVGAVSTSTTLFQGSFLDTGMLDELVALGAVGEIGGRFFDFEGVPVETELLQRVISVPLEDIRNCPKTILIASGATKHAAALGALRGGLAHFLVCDIDCARWLLSHDK; encoded by the coding sequence ATGACCGACGGCAGCGGTACCGGCCCGCGCCTGCAGCCGGGTCGGTCGCGGGAGCGCTCGCCCGACGAAGTGCGGTTGGCCCTGCGGGCGGCAACGCTCTATTACCTGGACGGACTGACGCAGGCCGAGATCGCCGCCCGTCTGGGCGTCTCACGACCGACCACGGGTCGGCTCATCGCCAGGGCGAAGGCAGACGGATTGGTGCGTATCGAGGTCGTCGTGCCACCGGACGTCGGCGACGACCTCCACGCCGCAGAAGAGCGCGATCTGGAACGCAAGTTCGGCCTGACCGAGGCCGTCATCGCCGGCCGCGGCGTCGATGTCGGAGCGTTGTCGGACGCGGTGGGTTTCGCCAGCGTCGGCCGGGCCGCCGCCGCGCTGCTGACGAGGCGGTTGTCGCCCACGGACACCATGGGATTCACCTGGGGGCCCGAACAGGTGGCGGTCGCCACGGCCTTGACGCCCGGCTTGGCAACCTGCCGCGCGGTGGTTCAGCTCGACGGCGCCATATCGACGATCACCTGTCAGACGGGTGCTGACTACATTCTGAGTCACTGCGCTGACGCATTGCGCGCAGAAGCAATTCGCCTGCCTGCGCCGCTGTACGCCGATCCGTCGACGGTGGCTTCCCTGCATCAGGATTCGGTGATCTCTCGCACTCTGATCACCGGTCGTCGAGCTGAGTTGATGCTGTTCGGCGTCGGCGCCGTCTCGACATCGACCACATTGTTTCAGGGCAGTTTCCTGGACACCGGAATGCTGGACGAGTTGGTGGCTCTGGGTGCGGTGGGAGAGATCGGCGGACGATTCTTCGACTTCGAGGGTGTGCCGGTGGAGACCGAACTGCTGCAGAGGGTGATCTCAGTGCCCTTGGAAGACATTCGCAACTGCCCCAAGACGATTCTGATCGCCAGCGGCGCCACCAAGCACGCCGCAGCCCTGGGGGCCCTGCGGGGCGGGCTGGCCCATTTTTTGGTGTGTGATATCGACTGTGCCCGTTGGCTACTCAGCCATGACAAGTGA
- a CDS encoding ABC transporter substrate-binding protein, translating into MTSEVKVKKLRRAVRRLAACVAVSGLALTAGCAGAGSLGASDNEVTIALVSNSQMTDAQKLSSEFEKENPGTTLKFISLSENQARAKITMSTAMGGSEFDVVMISNFETPQWAKDGWLVNLSDFAKKTPGYDENDFIPSLRESLSYEGNMYSVPFYGESSFLMYRKDLFEQAGIQIDQSPGYQPTWQEVAGWADQLKTDDRAGICLRGKPGWGEVLAPLDTVINTFGGRWFDENWNAQLNSPEVKKAVNFYVDTIKQSGELGAASTGFQECANLFGQGQTAMWYDATSAVSVLEDPQTYPDLVGKIGYLPAPIVEKPNSGWLYTWALGIPKAAKNPEGAWKFISWMTSKDYIKLVGEKLGWARVPPGSRISTYKDLPEYEAISKSYGPLTLESIQNATPNKPTVQPVPYTGIQFVGIPEFQDLGTRVSQQISAAIAGQKSVDDALDQAQEYAEVVGKTYQEK; encoded by the coding sequence ATGACAAGTGAGGTGAAGGTGAAGAAGCTACGAAGAGCTGTACGCCGACTGGCCGCCTGTGTGGCGGTGTCCGGCCTGGCGTTGACCGCGGGATGTGCGGGCGCAGGAAGTCTCGGCGCGTCGGACAACGAGGTCACGATCGCGCTGGTGTCGAATTCGCAGATGACCGACGCCCAGAAGTTGTCGTCGGAGTTCGAGAAGGAGAACCCCGGCACGACGCTGAAGTTCATCTCATTGTCGGAGAACCAGGCGCGCGCCAAGATCACGATGTCGACCGCCATGGGCGGCAGCGAGTTCGACGTGGTGATGATCAGCAACTTCGAGACCCCGCAGTGGGCCAAAGACGGCTGGCTGGTCAACCTCTCGGATTTCGCCAAAAAGACGCCGGGGTACGACGAAAACGACTTCATCCCGTCCCTGCGGGAGTCGCTGTCCTACGAGGGCAACATGTACTCGGTGCCCTTCTACGGCGAATCCTCGTTCCTGATGTACCGCAAGGACCTCTTCGAGCAGGCGGGGATCCAGATCGATCAGAGCCCGGGCTACCAACCGACGTGGCAGGAGGTCGCGGGGTGGGCCGACCAGCTCAAGACCGACGATCGAGCGGGCATCTGCCTGCGCGGCAAACCGGGCTGGGGTGAGGTACTGGCTCCCCTCGACACGGTGATCAACACCTTCGGCGGGCGCTGGTTCGACGAGAACTGGAACGCACAACTCAACAGCCCCGAGGTGAAGAAGGCGGTCAACTTCTATGTCGACACCATCAAGCAGTCCGGTGAGTTAGGCGCCGCGTCAACCGGTTTCCAGGAGTGCGCCAATCTGTTCGGCCAGGGACAGACGGCGATGTGGTACGACGCCACATCGGCGGTCTCGGTACTGGAGGATCCGCAGACCTACCCCGACCTGGTCGGCAAGATCGGCTATTTGCCGGCCCCCATCGTCGAGAAGCCGAACTCCGGCTGGCTCTACACGTGGGCGCTGGGCATTCCGAAGGCCGCCAAGAATCCCGAGGGTGCCTGGAAGTTCATATCGTGGATGACCAGCAAGGACTACATCAAGCTGGTCGGCGAGAAACTCGGCTGGGCGCGCGTCCCGCCGGGCAGTCGGATCTCGACCTACAAGGACCTCCCCGAGTACGAGGCGATCTCCAAGTCCTACGGTCCGTTGACCCTGGAGTCGATCCAGAACGCGACGCCGAACAAGCCGACGGTGCAACCGGTTCCGTACACAGGTATCCAGTTCGTCGGGATCCCGGAGTTCCAGGACCTGGGCACGCGGGTCAGTCAGCAGATCAGTGCGGCGATCGCCGGTCAGAAGTCGGTCGATGACGCGTTGGACCAAGCTCAGGAATACGCCGAAGTCGTCGGCAAGACCTACCAGGAGAAGTGA
- a CDS encoding carbohydrate ABC transporter permease, with product MTVTADTEREAGQEAAAERVRKIRAAQNTGVSRAEGWRRRGPLLPALIFMIVVTQVPFLVTLYYSTLSWNLVRPGSRQFVGFNNYVAVVKDSQFWSVAINTVVLIVVVVLVSALFGLLIALLLDRAFLGRGVVRTLLITPFLITPVAGALIWKTTILDPNNGILNWLLSLVGIGPVDWIGQFPLTMVMVELIWQWTPFMMLLILAGLTSMPRDQLEAGRVDGAGAFQLFRELTLPHLRRFIELGVVLGAIYLVNTFDAIYMMTQGGPGIASANLPFYIFQRAFLGFDMGQAAAMGVVVVIFTIIIANFALRLIFKSFSGKEEAA from the coding sequence ATGACCGTTACTGCCGATACCGAACGCGAGGCCGGTCAAGAGGCGGCCGCCGAGCGGGTCCGCAAGATCCGCGCAGCGCAGAACACCGGGGTGAGCCGCGCGGAAGGCTGGCGCCGGCGCGGACCCCTGCTACCCGCCCTGATCTTCATGATCGTGGTCACGCAGGTCCCGTTCCTGGTCACGCTGTACTACTCCACCCTGTCCTGGAACCTGGTCCGGCCGGGTTCCCGGCAGTTCGTCGGGTTCAACAACTACGTCGCGGTGGTCAAGGACAGTCAGTTCTGGTCGGTGGCGATCAACACCGTCGTGCTGATCGTCGTGGTCGTCCTCGTCTCGGCACTCTTCGGGTTGCTGATCGCGCTCCTGCTGGATCGGGCGTTCCTCGGCCGCGGCGTGGTGCGAACGCTGTTGATCACGCCGTTCCTGATCACACCCGTTGCGGGGGCGCTGATCTGGAAGACCACGATCCTCGATCCGAACAACGGAATCCTGAACTGGCTGCTGTCTCTGGTGGGCATCGGGCCGGTCGACTGGATCGGCCAGTTCCCGCTGACGATGGTCATGGTGGAACTGATCTGGCAGTGGACGCCGTTCATGATGCTGCTGATCCTCGCCGGCCTCACGTCGATGCCCCGTGACCAACTCGAGGCCGGGCGGGTCGACGGGGCGGGCGCCTTCCAGTTGTTCCGCGAGTTGACCCTGCCCCACCTTCGGCGATTCATCGAATTGGGTGTCGTGCTCGGTGCGATCTACCTCGTGAACACCTTCGACGCCATCTACATGATGACCCAGGGCGGTCCGGGTATCGCCAGCGCAAATCTGCCCTTCTACATCTTCCAGCGCGCGTTCCTCGGCTTCGACATGGGCCAGGCTGCGGCGATGGGCGTGGTGGTGGTGATCTTCACGATCATCATCGCGAACTTCGCACTTCGATTGATCTTCAAATCGTTCTCCGGAAAGGAAGAGGCGGCCTGA